A DNA window from Gigantopelta aegis isolate Gae_Host chromosome 4, Gae_host_genome, whole genome shotgun sequence contains the following coding sequences:
- the LOC121370434 gene encoding integrator complex subunit 7-like, with protein MSASIGSVFNDIAEIKNYTYINEGLHSGRIDAQCEAIVKFPKLFEKYPFPILINSALLKLADVFRTGNNFIRLCILKVTQQSEKHLDKILNVDEFIRRIVTVLHSNDPVARAIALRTLGSIACIIPDRKNVHHSIAVSLDSHDPVEVEGAIFAAEKFSDQSKTFAASICGKIAKMISAIATPVDMKLKLIPILRHMHHDITTATKARNVCLSLLESFPAERFVTLTLTTMSQLAADSLLDLEKQVLLLVTYIETDPRHSVKMVALRELKILAKKGPHLWQEDVVEAVSKFVLHIPSVKLKVCGVEVLVAICSSVAVQLVTFTADSKLFAVCQQYCYHDNLTLATRTVHLLSQLAKSQNCPIDLVGDAVSAIQTHIILLTGEESKTLQRELKLCLRCVIELCHLKPALGSSFVDTISYLLPTTRDLKAEILSEALAAIGSQNSQALECAVPIITSCLENCLESNEFISQNFQLNLCTLVYQAARGGKIPCEIHELVVTCAGHADHWVAYKMVRQAMRYGQYQIAGDIVKLLTQKVASEHLYYWLLGLNHVCSAEARLRQTREDNSNLLQCVSESLELYQKGLASLRAGCTPIFPLKFQCSYVELRISLLQVHSQLILACNTLRTSPPPAIATALASNNGQEGTRLSGIIKQLEKTLELYEEVSHKISEVYWSSFDADCQSLHNVDILRQSCDSLKAAVTSIVSTMQTGASSQGERQLWTGGGEVIDKGVSVEAALQSLSSGLNEVMNTSTATVDVTSKIDFITHSAQALIKSIHSYPRYFFQTLQSTAVKLAVSPQQNANMEPILVHAETHLTLKVEGVIQHGGRPAFRHVHTVCISVSSNIQSRSTVVPTNTKVNEITTQFLSQAVEPHNDYFSVNFLLAFPVLGIHSVIIEAAVLDSSGATWKTGPRTSLTIKSFDESLQRQQQQARYQARAGSSMQKTAV; from the exons attgCAGAAATTAAAAACTATACCTACATTAATGAAG gtcTGCATTCAGGAAGAATTGATGCTCAGTGTGAAGCCATTGTCAAATTTCCAAAATTGTTTGAAAAATATCCGTTTCCAATCTTGATCAATTCTGCATTGTTGAAGTTGGCAGATGTCTTTCGGACTGG aaaCAACTTTATCCGACTTTGTATCCTAAAGGTCACCCAGCAGAGTGAGAAACATCTTGACAAGATTTTGAACGTCGATGAATTTATTCGTCGCATTGTCACAGTCTTGCACAGCAATGACCCTGTTGCCAGGGCAATTGCATTGCG AACACTTGGCAGCATTGCTTGTATAATCCCAGATAGAAAGAATGTCCATCACAGCATTGCTGTTAGTCTTGATTCCCATGATCCTGTTGAGGTGGAGGGAGCCATATTTGCTGCTGAAAAATTTTCTGATCAGTCAAA AACATTTGCTGCTAGTATTTGTGGCAAGATTGCCAAAATGATATCAGCGATTGCAACTCCTGTCGATATGAAACTGAAACTGATTCCCATACTGCGACACATGCATCATGACATTACCACGGCAACCAag GCGAGAAATGTGTGCCTGTCTCTGCTGGAGAGTTTTCCCGCTGAGAGGTTTGTGACTCTAACGCTGACCACGATGTCGCAACTTGCCGCAGACTCACTGCTGGACCTTGAGAAACAAGTTCTTCTTTTAGTGACCTACATAGAGACTGACCCTCGCCATTCTGTCAAGATGGTCGCTCTTCGAGAACTAAAAATCTTGGCCAAGAAAGGTCCCCATCTCTGGCAGGAAGATGTTGTTGAG GCTGTGAGCAAGTTTGTACTGCATATTCCTTCAGTAAAACTGAAAGTGTGTGGTGTGGAGGTACTTGTGGCTATCTGTAGCTCTGTTGCAGTACAGTTAGTGACTTTTACTGCAG ATTCCAAGTTGTTTGCTGTTTGTCAACAATATTGTTACCATGACAACTTGACCCTTGCCACCAGGACTGTCCACTTGCTTTCTCAGTTAGCAAAATCACAGA ATTGCCCCATTGACCTAGTTGGAGATGCTGTTAGTgcaatacaaacacacatcatTCTTCTAACAGGGGAGGAATCCAAAACACTGCAACGAGAACTCAag CTGTGTTTACGGTGTGTGATTGAACTGTGCCACTTAAAGCCAGCTCTGGGCTCCAGTTTTGTTGACACTATATCATATCTTCTACCAACAACAAGAG ACTTGAAGGCTGAAATTCTCAGTGAAGCTTTGGCTGCTATTGGATCTCAGAACAGCCAGGCACTGGAGTGTGCTGTGCCTATTATTACCAGTTGTTTGGAAAACTGTCTCGAATCTAACGAGTTTATATCACAG AATTTTCAATTAAATCTGTGCACTCTGGTGTACCAAGCTGCAAGAGGTGGTAAAATCCCATGTGAAATCCATGAGCTTGTTGTAACCTGTGCAGGTCATGCAGACCACTGGGTAGCCTACAAGATGGTTCGACAGGCCATGCGATACGGACAGTATCAAATTGCTGGAGACATTGTTAAACTGTTGACACAAAAA GTTGCTTCAGAACACCTCTATTATTGGCTTCTGGGATTGAATCATGTTTGCAGTGCAGAGGCAAGACTCCGACAGACCAGGGAAGACAACTCTAATTTGTTACAGTGTGTGTCAGAAAGTTTGGAGTTGTATCAGAAAGGATTGGCATCGTTAAGG gCTGGCTGCACGCCCATTTTCCCACTCAAGTTCCAGTGTTCGTATGTGGAGCTGCGCATCAGTTTGTTACAGGTTCACAGCCAGCTGATTCTGGCCTGTAACACTCTGCGCACCTCGCCTCCCCCAGCCATTGCCACAGCTCTAGCGTCAAACAATGGACAGGAGGGCACGCGACTCAGTGGAATTATTAAACAG CTGGAGAAGACTCTAGAGCTGTATGAAGAAGTGAGTCATAAGATTTCCGAGGTCTACTGGTCTTCATTCGACGCTGACTGCCAGTCTCTTCACAACGTGGACAT TCTTCGTCAGAGTTGTGACAGTTTGAAAGCAGCTGTAACATCCATTGTTTCCACAATGCAAACTGG AGCGAGTTCTCAGGGAGAACGACAATTGTGGACGGGTGGGGGTGAAGTCATTGATAAAGGGGTGTCGGTGGAGGCGGCACTTCAGAGTCTGTCGAGTGGTCTGAATGAAGTGATGAACACTTCAACAGCAACTGTTGATGTCACCAGCAAG aTTGACTTCATTACTCATTCAGCCCAGGCATTGATAAAATCCATTCACAGTTATCCACGGTACTTCTTCCAGACACTTCAGTCAACAGCTGTCAAA CTGGCAGTTTCCCCACAACAGAATGCCAACATGGAGCCGATACTGGTTCATGCGGAGACCCATCTCACTCTGAAGGTCGAGGGGGTGATTCAGCATGGAGGCAGACCGGCGTTCCGACACGTACACACAGTGTGTATCTCGGTGTCATCCAACATACAGTCTCGCAGCACTGTCGTCCCCACAAACACAAAG GTTAACGAGATAACAACACAATTCCTCAGTCAGGCTGTTGAACCTCACAATGATTATTTCAGTGTAAACTTTCTGCTTGCGTTTCCTGTGCTTGGGATTCACTCAGTGATAATAGAGGCAGCGGTTCTTGATTCTAGTGGTGCCACCTGGAAGACTGGGCCCAGAACTAGCTTGACGATCAAGTCTTTTGACGAATCACTGCAGAGACAGCAGCAACAAGCTCGCTATCAAGCCAGAGCAGGGTCCAGCATGCAGAAAACGGCTGTTTAA